DNA sequence from the Pleurocapsa sp. PCC 7319 genome:
AAGAAAATTTTGTCTTGTAGCTGCTGTTCTCATATTTGAGAAGGAGTTGGATTGTTCACAATATGGCTGTGGCAAGAGTACAGCTGGGGACTAAGCTGGTCAACATCAAATTTTTCGGTTGAGACTGATAGGGAGATGGGGAGATGGGGAGAGGGTTGTAAGGTCTGGTTCCTAATTAATAAATATGCAAGTTAAATGTGGATTAGCTTAGCTTAGTTGATTTTAATTCGACCATAACGCGCTTGTACCAATAGACTTACAGCATAGGCTATTAATCCCAAAGCCATCAAAGCTAATAAAACTTTTCCATAAGGTTGCTGGGTTAAGGTCAATAATGCGCCATCTAGTCCTTTGACTTTATTGGGATTAAATTGGTGAGCAGCTTGCAAAACAAAAAAGCCAATCATGATAAAAACAACTCCTCTGGCAGCAATACCAAAACGACAAATATTAATCAACCAGTCTTTATATTGCCAACTCAGCTCACTCAAATCGAGTTTCTTACGAAATTTAATCTTGTAAGCCTCATAAAGTCTCCAAAAACCAATTCCAATAACTACTGCACCAACTAGACCCACTAACCATCTTCCTAAAGGTTGCTCCATGACCATCGCAGTCCAGTCTTGCTTAGAGTTACCGCCACTACCACTATTGCTGGAACCGATAGCTAATAAAGCGGCATTAGCAGCTACCCCTGCATAGCTGACCCCACTAAGAACATAACC
Encoded proteins:
- a CDS encoding DUF1206 domain-containing protein, translated to METFARFGYTAKGFVYSAIGILALLAAFGIGGETTDTTGALEEIATQPFGKILLALIAFGLVGYVMWRLVQAINDPQNKGTDAKGIITRLGYVLSGVSYAGVAANAALLAIGSSNSGSGGNSKQDWTAMVMEQPLGRWLVGLVGAVVIGIGFWRLYEAYKIKFRKKLDLSELSWQYKDWLINICRFGIAARGVVFIMIGFFVLQAAHQFNPNKVKGLDGALLTLTQQPYGKVLLALMALGLIAYAVSLLVQARYGRIKIN